One part of the Rhodococcus oxybenzonivorans genome encodes these proteins:
- a CDS encoding SDR family oxidoreductase, whose amino-acid sequence MTTASNDQIGTVLVTGGASGLGAATVRAVRERGGRPLVIDRVAPEGDVEYVIADLADSGAAEQAVHDLVERAGGRLDGVFTAAGIDSCGRLDTVPTKDWERVVHVNLLGTVAVVRAALPHLKESRGTVVTCASTLGIKAVSDATAYCAAKFGVVGFTRALAAETAGEVGVTLLIPGGMTTPFFDGRDEQYKPPADAKLNDPAHVANTVLFALSQPPGCEVREMVVCSSTESSWP is encoded by the coding sequence ATGACAACAGCCAGCAACGATCAGATCGGTACCGTACTCGTCACCGGTGGTGCGTCCGGTCTGGGCGCGGCGACGGTCCGCGCCGTGCGGGAGCGCGGCGGTAGGCCGCTCGTGATCGACCGGGTGGCGCCGGAGGGTGACGTCGAGTACGTCATCGCCGACCTCGCCGACTCCGGTGCGGCGGAACAGGCCGTGCACGACCTCGTCGAGAGGGCGGGCGGGCGGCTGGACGGCGTGTTCACGGCCGCCGGTATCGACAGTTGCGGCCGGCTCGACACCGTCCCCACCAAGGACTGGGAGCGCGTGGTGCACGTCAATCTCCTGGGCACGGTGGCGGTGGTTCGTGCGGCGCTGCCGCACCTGAAGGAATCCCGCGGAACGGTGGTGACCTGTGCATCCACCTTGGGGATCAAAGCGGTCAGCGATGCCACCGCCTACTGCGCGGCCAAATTCGGTGTCGTGGGATTCACCCGGGCTCTCGCCGCCGAGACCGCGGGCGAGGTAGGCGTCACGCTGCTGATTCCCGGCGGCATGACCACTCCCTTCTTCGACGGCCGCGACGAGCAGTACAAGCCGCCGGCGGATGCCAAGCTGAACGATCCGGCGCACGTCGCGAACACGGTGCTGTTCGCCCTGAGCCAGCCCCCCGGATGTGAGGTTCGAGAGATGGTCGTGTGCTCGTCGACCGAGAGCTCATGGCCCTGA
- a CDS encoding PfkB family carbohydrate kinase: MTPLVVIGDTLLDVDIEGSADRLCPEAPVPVVDVERRWERPGGAGLAALLAARSTGQVVLVTALGTDTDADRLTNLLGSGVEVVAVPLVGTTVCKTRVRAGGQSLVRLDSGGGIATTQPLGVQVREAITGAGAILVSDYGRGMANHPEIRALVAERAAHVPVVWDPHPRGSAPVPGARLITPNDAEATRAEPEARGPLDRAAGLTVRWDSDAVAVTVGAAGAALATRSSGTSGMIAVPESARLAAASRPDTCGAGDRFASAAATALLDGASVEQAVTAAVESAARFVGLGGASAVSVCSSTQAPALGGGDAHTDPYEFAVRVRRNGGRLVATGGCFDLLHRGHVSLLQQARMLGDALIVCLNSDDSVRRMKGADRPLVRAEDRARVLSELGSVDSVVIFDESSPAEILERLRPDVWVKGDDYADKEIPEAEVVRRHGGDVVFVRVVDGYSTTRMLATARAATRADPRDGRNYPGPR, from the coding sequence GTGACGCCGCTCGTGGTGATCGGCGACACCCTGCTCGACGTCGACATCGAAGGTAGCGCGGACAGGTTGTGCCCGGAGGCGCCGGTGCCCGTCGTCGACGTGGAGCGGCGGTGGGAACGGCCCGGCGGCGCCGGCCTCGCCGCACTCCTCGCAGCCAGATCCACCGGGCAGGTCGTGCTCGTCACCGCCCTCGGCACCGATACCGACGCCGACCGGCTCACGAATCTGCTCGGCTCCGGTGTCGAGGTCGTCGCGGTGCCCCTCGTCGGCACCACGGTCTGCAAGACCCGGGTCCGCGCGGGAGGTCAGTCCCTGGTCCGCCTCGATTCCGGCGGCGGGATCGCGACAACCCAGCCGTTGGGAGTGCAGGTGCGGGAGGCCATCACCGGTGCGGGTGCCATCCTCGTGTCGGATTACGGACGCGGAATGGCGAACCACCCCGAGATCCGGGCGCTCGTCGCCGAACGCGCTGCGCACGTTCCGGTGGTGTGGGATCCCCATCCCCGCGGCTCGGCACCGGTGCCGGGTGCCCGGCTGATCACACCCAACGACGCGGAGGCCACCCGAGCCGAACCCGAGGCGCGTGGACCACTCGACCGGGCCGCCGGGCTGACCGTGCGGTGGGACAGCGACGCGGTGGCGGTCACGGTCGGAGCCGCCGGGGCAGCACTCGCCACCCGGTCGTCCGGCACGAGCGGAATGATCGCCGTCCCCGAATCGGCTCGACTCGCCGCGGCGAGCAGGCCCGACACGTGCGGCGCCGGAGATCGCTTCGCCAGTGCGGCGGCCACCGCACTTCTGGACGGGGCTTCGGTCGAGCAGGCGGTGACCGCGGCGGTCGAATCGGCCGCCCGCTTCGTCGGCCTCGGCGGGGCCTCCGCGGTCTCGGTGTGTTCCTCCACGCAGGCGCCTGCCCTCGGCGGCGGCGACGCTCACACCGACCCGTACGAGTTCGCCGTTCGCGTGCGCCGGAACGGTGGACGGCTGGTGGCAACCGGCGGCTGTTTCGACCTGCTGCACCGCGGGCACGTGAGCCTGCTTCAGCAGGCCCGCATGCTCGGTGATGCGCTGATCGTCTGCCTCAATTCGGACGACTCGGTGCGCCGCATGAAGGGCGCCGACCGCCCCCTCGTACGCGCCGAGGACCGCGCGCGGGTGTTGTCCGAACTCGGTTCGGTCGACTCCGTGGTGATCTTCGACGAGTCCTCGCCCGCCGAAATCCTCGAACGCCTGCGCCCGGATGTGTGGGTGAAGGGCGACGACTACGCAGACAAGGAAATTCCGGAAGCGGAGGTGGTGCGGCGGCACGGCGGTGACGTGGTGTTCGTGCGGGTCGTCGACGGCTACTCGACGACCCGGATGCTCGCGACGGCCCGGGCGGCAACTCGAGCCGACCCCCGTGACGGCCGCAACTACCCCGGGCCGCGGTGA
- a CDS encoding D-sedoheptulose-7-phosphate isomerase, giving the protein MCAPTIARWGRRLAEIFAADGRLLACGNGGSAAEAQHLTGELVGRFRDERRPLSAIALHAETSAATAILNDYGVEELFARQVRAHGRRGDVLVLLSTSGTSPNVVAAAKAAHDIGVTTWALTGPAPNPLAALCDDAIAVEAPSVATVQEMHLALVHVLCAALDAELGVTS; this is encoded by the coding sequence ATGTGCGCACCGACGATCGCCCGCTGGGGCCGCCGCCTCGCCGAGATCTTCGCGGCCGATGGGCGGCTACTGGCATGCGGGAACGGAGGCAGCGCCGCTGAGGCGCAGCATCTGACGGGTGAACTGGTCGGCCGTTTCCGCGACGAACGCCGGCCGTTGTCGGCCATCGCCCTGCACGCCGAAACCTCGGCCGCCACCGCCATTCTCAACGACTACGGCGTCGAAGAGCTGTTCGCCCGGCAGGTCCGGGCGCACGGACGGCGCGGCGACGTCCTCGTCCTTCTGTCCACCAGCGGAACCAGTCCCAACGTGGTGGCCGCCGCCAAGGCAGCCCACGACATCGGCGTGACCACCTGGGCACTGACTGGTCCGGCACCGAATCCCCTTGCCGCACTGTGCGATGACGCCATCGCGGTGGAAGCGCCCTCGGTGGCGACGGTGCAGGAGATGCATCTTGCGCTGGTGCATGTGCTGTGCGCCGCCCTCGACGCCGAACTGGGAGTCACCTCGTGA
- a CDS encoding glycosyltransferase family 9 protein → MTGNALVARLDSAGDVLLAGPAVRAVAQSSARVTMLVGPRGRAAAELLPGVDDIIEWQAPWVDFEHSPVTAESVHQLIKQVETLELDRALILTSFHQSPLPLALVLRMAAVPWIGAISEDYPGALLDLRHQVGGDPPEAERALSLATAAGYALPAGDRGRLEVRRPLPDVSTVTGDTPYIVVHPGAAVPARRMTVDRSRDLVRGLVAAGLRVLVTGTPGERDLTRDVAGDWATDLGGATDMFEMAAILAGARVLVAPNTGPAHLAAAVGTPVVSLFAPVVPPDRWAPYGVPHRLLGRANAPCAGTRARECPVPGHPCLDTVTTEEVLAAIEQLTAHPDVRTDGGGTP, encoded by the coding sequence ATGACGGGGAACGCGTTGGTGGCCCGGTTGGACAGCGCCGGCGACGTCCTGCTCGCCGGTCCGGCGGTTCGGGCCGTGGCGCAGTCGAGCGCCCGCGTCACCATGCTGGTCGGCCCCCGCGGCCGTGCGGCGGCGGAACTGCTGCCCGGCGTCGACGACATCATCGAGTGGCAGGCGCCGTGGGTCGACTTCGAGCACTCCCCCGTCACCGCCGAATCGGTGCACCAACTGATCAAACAGGTCGAGACACTCGAACTCGACCGCGCGCTGATCCTCACCTCGTTCCACCAGTCACCGCTCCCCCTCGCCCTCGTACTCCGGATGGCCGCGGTGCCCTGGATCGGGGCGATCAGCGAGGACTACCCCGGGGCACTGCTCGACCTGCGCCATCAAGTCGGCGGCGACCCGCCCGAGGCCGAGCGGGCGCTGTCGCTGGCCACCGCCGCGGGGTACGCGCTGCCGGCCGGTGACCGTGGCCGGCTCGAGGTTCGGCGACCCCTGCCCGACGTATCCACCGTCACCGGGGACACCCCGTACATCGTCGTCCATCCCGGGGCGGCGGTCCCCGCCCGCCGGATGACCGTGGATCGGAGCCGCGACCTGGTCCGCGGGCTGGTGGCGGCGGGTCTTCGCGTACTGGTCACCGGGACACCTGGGGAACGGGATCTCACCCGCGACGTCGCCGGGGACTGGGCCACCGACCTGGGCGGCGCGACCGACATGTTCGAGATGGCCGCGATCCTCGCCGGCGCACGGGTGCTGGTGGCCCCGAACACCGGGCCGGCGCACCTCGCCGCGGCCGTGGGCACGCCGGTGGTGTCCCTCTTCGCACCGGTGGTGCCCCCCGACAGGTGGGCACCCTACGGGGTTCCGCACCGGCTTCTGGGGCGCGCGAACGCACCCTGCGCCGGGACGCGGGCGCGCGAGTGCCCCGTGCCCGGTCATCCCTGTCTCGACACTGTCACCACCGAGGAGGTTCTCGCGGCCATCGAGCAGTTGACCGCGCACCCGGATGTCCGCACCGACGGAGGAGGTACGCCGTGA
- a CDS encoding HAD-IIIA family hydrolase — MSEDDRRGPSAVEGSTPGDTAPGESAVAYSVVIPTVGRPSLDRLLGALASATGARPHEIVVVDDRPGDHGPLQVPTGYLPVRLLTSGGRGPAAARNVGWRAASSPWIAFLDDDVMVAPTWFDDLVADLKEAETAAADDPVGASQARIVVPLPTSRPPDDDERRTAALAGARWITADMAYRRSALQAVGGFDERFPRAFREDADLALRVIRAGYRIVDGARVTTHPPGRGTMFTSVRAQACNADNALMRRKFGPHWRHEIGEGPGRMRGHVLATSAGGLALALGLAGKRQAAVVAGALWAGSTVDFAVRRILPGPRTPREVFRMAFTSALIPPVACGWRLRGEFQVRRTERERPAAVLFDRDDTIIVDVPYLSDPDLVRPVPGAVELLGRLRAHGVPIGVISNQSGVAKGLISPERLVAVNSRVEEVLGPFDTWQVCPHDAADGCECRKPHPTMVRRAAEELGVDVRRCVLIGDTGADVDAALTAGARAVLVPTTRTLPEEVAAAHRKAAVAPTLVAAVALAMGDRR, encoded by the coding sequence ATGAGCGAGGACGATCGGCGCGGACCCAGCGCAGTCGAAGGCAGCACACCTGGAGACACTGCACCAGGAGAGAGTGCAGTCGCCTACTCGGTCGTGATCCCGACGGTGGGCCGGCCGAGTCTCGACCGTCTCCTCGGGGCGCTCGCCTCCGCCACGGGTGCGCGGCCGCACGAGATCGTGGTGGTCGACGACCGTCCCGGCGACCACGGCCCACTCCAAGTGCCTACCGGCTATCTGCCCGTGCGGCTCCTCACCTCGGGAGGCCGCGGTCCGGCGGCCGCCCGCAACGTCGGCTGGCGGGCGGCGTCGAGCCCCTGGATCGCATTCCTCGATGACGACGTGATGGTGGCGCCCACCTGGTTCGACGACCTCGTCGCCGACCTGAAGGAGGCCGAGACGGCCGCGGCGGACGACCCGGTCGGAGCGTCGCAGGCACGCATCGTGGTGCCGCTCCCGACGTCCCGCCCGCCTGATGACGACGAACGCAGGACCGCGGCCCTGGCCGGTGCCCGATGGATCACCGCAGACATGGCGTATCGCCGGTCCGCGCTCCAGGCCGTCGGTGGCTTCGACGAGCGTTTTCCCCGCGCCTTCCGGGAAGACGCCGACCTGGCGCTGCGCGTGATTCGCGCGGGGTACCGCATCGTCGACGGAGCCCGCGTCACCACGCATCCGCCGGGACGCGGGACCATGTTCACGAGTGTGCGGGCGCAGGCCTGCAATGCGGATAACGCCCTGATGCGCCGCAAGTTCGGCCCGCACTGGCGACACGAGATCGGCGAGGGTCCCGGACGCATGCGGGGACACGTCCTCGCGACCTCGGCCGGCGGCCTGGCCCTGGCGCTGGGCCTGGCCGGCAAGCGGCAGGCGGCAGTGGTCGCCGGTGCACTCTGGGCCGGCAGCACCGTCGACTTCGCGGTGCGCCGGATCCTTCCCGGACCGCGTACTCCCCGCGAGGTATTCCGGATGGCTTTCACCAGCGCCCTGATTCCCCCCGTCGCGTGCGGGTGGCGACTACGCGGGGAGTTTCAGGTGCGCCGGACCGAGCGGGAACGTCCGGCCGCCGTCCTGTTCGATCGAGACGACACGATCATCGTCGACGTGCCCTATCTTTCGGACCCCGACCTCGTGCGGCCCGTTCCCGGTGCGGTCGAACTTCTCGGGCGGTTGCGCGCACACGGGGTCCCGATCGGCGTGATCAGCAACCAGTCGGGCGTCGCGAAGGGCTTGATCTCACCGGAGCGGCTGGTCGCGGTCAATTCGCGGGTCGAGGAGGTTCTCGGCCCGTTCGACACCTGGCAGGTGTGCCCGCACGACGCCGCCGACGGCTGCGAATGCCGCAAACCCCATCCCACGATGGTCCGGCGGGCAGCGGAGGAACTGGGGGTGGATGTACGCCGCTGCGTGCTGATCGGCGACACCGGAGCGGACGTCGACGCCGCCCTGACCGCCGGTGCGCGTGCGGTCCTCGTCCCGACGACGCGGACACTGCCCGAGGAGGTGGCGGCCGCGCACCGCAAGGCAGCGGTGGCACCGACTCTCGTGGCCGCGGTCGCTCTGGCGATGGGAGATCGGCGATGA
- a CDS encoding carbamoyltransferase, translated as MRILGINAVFHDSAAALVVDGQIVAAAEEERFSRRKHGKRPVPFSTWELPEQAARWCLEVGGLRPQDLDAVGYSYDPELVDHSLDGLDSGWEELRTTYARRAPRFLATALPGLDPDKVQFVRHHVAHAASAGLVAPFGDGAVLTLDGRGESTSMLAGEYRDRKLDILAMQQLPHSLGLMYEFLTEHLGFARSSDEYKVMALASYGKPRHLEYLRERVFTTDDGGFRTLPIDWDMLAPRRAPNCEFAPEHADLACSIQTRLEEVLLELCSWLHRRTNATQLALAGGIALNCVANTRIHTDSPFEQVWIQPAAGDSGTALGAALSIAAEASEPPSRWTGAALGRGFSDEEIRGALVAAKVPFTEPDDVAAVVAEALADDKIVAWFQGRAEFGPRALGHRSLLAHPGRAENLERLNDVKGREQFRPVAPMVAADRAADIFSRGPIPSPYMLFVHDVHPAWRDQIPAVTHVDGTARIQTVDEGAEPLVARMLTEFAKLTGLPVVVNTSLNTAGRPMVDSPRDALECFGSAPVDLLAIGPFVVTRPSVTGR; from the coding sequence ATGCGGATCCTGGGCATCAACGCCGTCTTCCACGATTCCGCGGCCGCGCTCGTCGTCGACGGGCAGATCGTGGCCGCCGCTGAGGAGGAACGCTTCTCCCGGCGAAAGCACGGGAAGCGGCCGGTACCCTTCTCCACCTGGGAATTACCCGAGCAGGCAGCAAGGTGGTGTCTCGAGGTCGGTGGGCTGCGTCCGCAGGACCTCGACGCCGTGGGTTACTCGTACGACCCAGAACTCGTCGACCACAGCCTCGACGGCCTCGATTCCGGGTGGGAAGAGCTGCGCACCACGTATGCGCGTCGCGCGCCACGCTTTCTCGCCACCGCATTACCCGGCCTCGACCCCGACAAGGTGCAGTTCGTGCGGCACCATGTCGCGCACGCGGCGTCCGCCGGGCTCGTCGCCCCCTTCGGCGACGGGGCCGTCCTCACCCTCGACGGCCGCGGTGAGAGTACCTCGATGCTCGCCGGTGAGTACCGCGACCGGAAGTTGGATATCCTTGCCATGCAACAGCTTCCGCACTCACTCGGATTGATGTACGAGTTCCTGACGGAGCACCTCGGGTTCGCGCGCTCGAGCGACGAGTACAAAGTGATGGCGCTCGCGTCGTACGGCAAACCCCGCCATCTCGAGTACCTTCGCGAACGGGTCTTCACCACCGACGACGGCGGATTCCGGACCCTGCCGATCGACTGGGACATGCTTGCTCCCCGCCGCGCCCCGAACTGCGAATTCGCCCCCGAACACGCCGATCTCGCGTGCTCCATTCAGACCCGCCTCGAAGAGGTTCTGCTGGAGTTGTGTTCGTGGCTGCACCGGCGCACCAATGCCACCCAACTGGCCCTGGCCGGCGGTATCGCCCTCAATTGTGTTGCCAACACCCGCATCCACACCGACAGTCCGTTCGAACAGGTGTGGATACAGCCCGCCGCAGGAGATTCCGGGACCGCACTCGGCGCCGCGCTCAGCATCGCCGCCGAGGCGAGTGAACCGCCGTCCCGGTGGACGGGCGCCGCCCTCGGCCGCGGATTCTCCGACGAGGAAATCCGGGGAGCCCTCGTCGCGGCGAAGGTCCCGTTCACGGAACCGGACGATGTCGCGGCCGTCGTGGCCGAGGCGCTGGCCGACGACAAGATCGTCGCCTGGTTTCAGGGACGCGCCGAATTCGGTCCCCGGGCCCTCGGGCACCGATCCCTCCTGGCCCACCCCGGCCGCGCCGAGAACCTCGAACGACTCAACGACGTCAAGGGCCGGGAACAGTTCCGGCCGGTGGCGCCGATGGTCGCGGCGGATCGCGCCGCCGACATCTTCAGCCGCGGGCCGATACCGAGCCCCTACATGCTGTTCGTGCACGACGTGCACCCCGCGTGGCGGGACCAGATCCCGGCGGTCACCCACGTGGACGGCACCGCGCGCATCCAGACCGTCGACGAGGGGGCGGAGCCACTGGTCGCGCGCATGCTGACCGAGTTCGCGAAGCTCACGGGCCTGCCGGTCGTCGTGAACACCAGCCTCAACACCGCAGGCCGGCCGATGGTCGACAGCCCTCGCGACGCGCTCGAGTGTTTCGGTTCGGCCCCCGTCGACCTCCTGGCGATCGGGCCCTTCGTGGTGACGCGGCCGTCGGTGACCGGTCGATGA
- a CDS encoding UDP-glucuronic acid decarboxylase family protein, translated as MTRFERALVTGGAGFVGSHLCEELIRSGTAVCCMDNGSTGTPANVQALRDSPLFEYVDHDVSEPFPDVGSVDVVFHLASPASPVDYQRLPVQTLLAGSHGTKNGLDLTVAQGARFLLASTSEVYGDPLEHPQRESYWGNVNPVGPRSVYDEAKRYAEALCAAYGRAGLCDIAIARIFNTYGPRMRDADGRMIPTFLGQALRGEPITVAGTGQQTRSICFVADTVAGLCALAESGERGPVNIGNPDEMTVLSVAERILDLTGSRSPIVHIPAAQDDPQQRCPDITRARTALGWAPRVGADEGLRRTVRWVTEHSAAA; from the coding sequence ATGACACGATTCGAACGCGCATTGGTCACCGGTGGCGCCGGCTTCGTCGGTTCTCACCTGTGTGAGGAACTGATCCGGTCGGGTACAGCGGTGTGCTGCATGGACAACGGGTCGACCGGCACTCCGGCCAACGTGCAGGCACTGCGCGACTCCCCCCTGTTCGAGTACGTCGACCACGACGTGAGCGAACCGTTTCCCGACGTCGGTTCGGTCGACGTCGTCTTCCACCTCGCGTCGCCGGCGTCGCCGGTCGACTATCAACGCCTACCGGTGCAAACCCTGCTGGCCGGGTCGCACGGTACGAAGAACGGACTCGATCTGACGGTGGCGCAGGGGGCCCGGTTCCTCCTCGCCTCGACGAGTGAGGTGTACGGCGATCCACTGGAACATCCCCAGCGCGAGAGCTATTGGGGAAATGTCAACCCGGTGGGTCCGCGCAGCGTTTACGACGAGGCCAAGCGGTACGCGGAGGCGCTGTGCGCGGCGTACGGCCGTGCGGGGCTCTGCGATATCGCTATCGCGCGAATCTTCAACACCTACGGGCCGAGGATGCGCGACGCCGACGGGCGCATGATCCCCACCTTCCTCGGTCAAGCCTTGCGCGGCGAACCGATCACCGTGGCGGGGACGGGACAACAGACGCGGTCGATCTGTTTCGTCGCCGACACCGTCGCCGGCCTGTGCGCGCTCGCCGAATCCGGGGAGCGGGGTCCGGTCAACATCGGGAATCCGGACGAGATGACGGTCCTGTCAGTGGCGGAACGCATCCTCGACCTCACCGGCAGCAGATCGCCGATCGTGCACATACCTGCTGCTCAGGACGATCCCCAGCAGCGATGTCCGGATATCACCCGCGCGCGGACCGCGCTCGGGTGGGCACCGCGCGTCGGCGCCGACGAGGGGCTGCGCCGCACGGTCCGATGGGTCACGGAGCACTCCGCCGCGGCGTGA
- a CDS encoding glycosyltransferase, with protein MKIAMVSEHASPLAALGGVDAGGQNVHVSELSAGLVRMGHEVTVYTRRDSTTLPDEVPTPAGYRVIHVPAGPPRVLPKDDLLPWMDDFGVYLLGVWAADRPDVAHAHFWMSGLATQSAARPLGVPTVQTFHALGVVKRRYQGDADTSPHDRIRLELDLAKAADRIVATCSDEVFELVRMGLRRSSVSVVPCGVDLDLFTPTGPVEPTRARHRLVTVGRLVPRKGFDVAIAALPQLPDVELVIAGGPAHGCRAEDPEAARLLHLADELGVRDRVLMPGQISRERMPALLRSADAVVCTPWYEPFGIVPVEAMACGVPVVAAAVGGMLDTVVDGGTGRLVPPRDPDALAAALRRLLADDSARAAFGASGHDRARSRYSWDRIASDTVRAYQRINPSEQGAGSVVAR; from the coding sequence ATGAAAATCGCGATGGTGTCCGAACACGCCAGTCCCCTTGCCGCTCTCGGTGGCGTTGACGCCGGCGGGCAGAACGTGCATGTCTCCGAACTGTCGGCCGGCCTGGTCAGGATGGGACACGAAGTGACCGTGTACACCCGTCGCGATTCGACCACGCTGCCCGACGAGGTCCCGACTCCCGCCGGTTATCGGGTAATTCATGTGCCCGCGGGCCCGCCCCGGGTTCTCCCGAAGGACGACCTGCTGCCGTGGATGGACGATTTCGGGGTCTACCTGCTCGGCGTCTGGGCCGCGGACCGACCGGATGTCGCCCACGCCCACTTCTGGATGTCCGGACTCGCCACCCAGTCCGCTGCCCGCCCCCTCGGCGTGCCCACGGTGCAGACATTTCATGCGCTGGGCGTGGTGAAACGTCGCTATCAGGGTGATGCCGACACCAGCCCGCACGACAGGATTCGGCTCGAGCTCGATCTCGCGAAAGCCGCCGACCGCATCGTGGCCACCTGCTCGGACGAGGTGTTCGAACTGGTGCGGATGGGTCTTCGCCGTTCGAGTGTTTCCGTTGTGCCGTGCGGGGTGGACCTCGACTTGTTCACCCCCACCGGCCCGGTGGAACCGACGCGGGCACGTCACCGGCTCGTCACCGTGGGACGACTGGTGCCTAGGAAAGGGTTCGACGTTGCCATCGCCGCCCTCCCCCAGCTGCCCGACGTGGAGCTGGTGATCGCAGGCGGTCCCGCGCACGGTTGCCGCGCCGAGGACCCCGAAGCCGCCCGGCTGCTCCACCTCGCCGACGAGCTCGGGGTGCGGGATCGCGTCCTGATGCCCGGCCAGATCAGCCGGGAACGGATGCCCGCCCTGCTGCGCTCGGCCGACGCCGTGGTGTGCACGCCGTGGTACGAGCCGTTCGGCATCGTTCCCGTCGAGGCCATGGCCTGCGGCGTTCCCGTCGTCGCCGCCGCGGTGGGCGGCATGCTGGACACGGTGGTCGACGGCGGAACGGGTCGGCTGGTGCCCCCACGGGATCCCGATGCGCTGGCAGCGGCGCTACGACGCCTGCTGGCCGACGACTCGGCGCGCGCCGCATTCGGTGCCTCCGGTCACGACCGGGCCCGCTCCCGGTACTCCTGGGATCGGATCGCCTCGGACACGGTGCGGGCCTATCAGCGCATCAACCCGTCCGAGCAGGGCGCCGGTTCCGTCGTCGCGCGATAA
- a CDS encoding glycosyltransferase yields the protein MPKRELDIVLWHVHGAWTTAFVQGRHRYLIPTLPEGGDWGRGRCGRPWPESAREVSPEELRRSNVDVVVLQRPHELELAQEWLGRQPGRNVPALYLEHNTPAAGAATTPHPLAGQSDIPIVHVTHFNNLMWDNGSARTHVISHGIVDPGHLYTGELPRAATMINEPQRRWRVTGSDLLPTLAAAAPVDVFGIGTDTWTPPGSEGRVRGCGDLLTAELHREVARRRVFVHTARWTSLGLALVEAMHLGMPVVAVASTEVPTSVPPEAGVIAADVSVLARAVADLVHEPDRAELYGKAARDFALQNFGLGTFLDRWDELLAETSE from the coding sequence ATGCCGAAGCGCGAACTCGACATCGTGCTGTGGCACGTACACGGTGCGTGGACCACGGCTTTCGTTCAGGGCCGCCACCGGTACCTCATCCCGACCCTGCCGGAGGGTGGGGACTGGGGACGTGGCCGCTGCGGTCGCCCCTGGCCGGAATCTGCCCGCGAGGTTTCTCCCGAGGAGCTGCGCCGATCGAATGTCGACGTCGTGGTCCTGCAGCGCCCACACGAACTCGAACTCGCGCAGGAATGGCTCGGGCGGCAGCCCGGACGCAACGTTCCCGCACTGTATCTCGAACACAACACCCCCGCCGCCGGGGCCGCCACCACCCCGCATCCACTCGCCGGCCAGTCCGACATACCGATCGTTCACGTCACCCATTTCAATAACCTGATGTGGGACAACGGTTCTGCGCGCACGCACGTGATCTCCCACGGAATCGTCGACCCGGGACACCTCTACACCGGTGAACTACCGAGGGCCGCGACCATGATCAACGAACCGCAGCGACGGTGGCGGGTGACCGGCAGCGATCTGCTGCCGACCCTCGCGGCGGCGGCGCCGGTAGACGTGTTCGGAATCGGAACGGACACTTGGACTCCGCCCGGATCGGAAGGTCGCGTGCGTGGATGTGGCGATCTGCTCACCGCCGAACTGCACCGTGAGGTCGCGCGGCGGCGCGTGTTCGTGCACACGGCGCGCTGGACTTCGCTCGGGCTGGCGCTCGTCGAGGCGATGCACCTCGGAATGCCTGTGGTGGCGGTGGCATCGACGGAGGTGCCGACTTCGGTTCCGCCGGAGGCCGGAGTCATCGCCGCCGATGTCTCCGTACTCGCACGCGCCGTCGCCGATTTGGTGCACGAACCGGACCGGGCCGAGTTGTACGGGAAGGCGGCGCGCGACTTCGCCCTCCAGAACTTCGGGTTGGGCACCTTCCTCGATCGGTGGGACGAACTCTTGGCCGAGACTTCCGAATAG
- a CDS encoding CsbD family protein, which produces MADDKSGPAEGVKGVVEDVKGKAKEAAGAVTGNDGMTREGQAQQDKAEAQREVAEKEAAAEKARGEAAAEEARQRAEQGK; this is translated from the coding sequence GTGGCAGACGACAAGTCAGGTCCGGCCGAGGGTGTCAAGGGTGTCGTCGAAGACGTCAAGGGCAAAGCGAAGGAAGCAGCGGGAGCTGTGACCGGCAACGACGGCATGACTCGCGAAGGGCAGGCGCAGCAGGACAAGGCCGAGGCTCAGCGCGAAGTCGCGGAGAAGGAAGCAGCAGCCGAGAAGGCACGCGGCGAGGCGGCGGCCGAAGAAGCCCGGCAGCGCGCCGAGCAGGGTAAATAG